One Plasmodium sp. gorilla clade G2 genome assembly, chromosome: 12 genomic window carries:
- a CDS encoding ubiquitin-conjugating enzyme E2, putative yields MWYDNERILEEEGISRLLVGRTFAYFPKYADGNNNNNNDISSENKENLDNIDNIKYGNKEYTLITQRLGRTIIPLNPELLAQSTFDQDIIDGYLNEIHKNIHNYSILTEYSFLMNEIPRNFYCLPQIDNLLIWDVFIMLYSTVYKNAKLKLQIRLSHNYPNTCPEVFFITPIFHPLVNIQTGKLNLGTTLSNWDPSCHYMSLIFLYIKNLFYLQEEYNKETVENEEALFLLNNDKDEFIKNVQKYINLGNKKIYDHMENCMFNFNQKEEHIEIKDKLENIKTDQVCARKAEAFIHWLINEYSMESTMGDEDSIKGDEDNIKGEENNFKGDEDNTNGEEKKINDNENNINADEKNKENLKRDDTNEEYNQSDNINVENYSLDNYINNVNTNE; encoded by the coding sequence ATGTGGTATGACAATGAACGAATTTTAGAAGAAGAAGGAATTAGCAGATTATTAGTTGGAAGAACGTTTGCATATTTCCCAAAATATGCAgatggtaataataataataataatgatataagtAGCGAAAATAAAGAGAATTTagataatatagataatataaaatatggtAATAAGGAATATACATTAATAACACAAAGATTAGGTAGAACAATAATACCATTAAATCCTGAATTATTAGCACAATCTACATTTGATCAAGATATTATTGATggatatttaaatgaaatacataaaaatatacataattattcTATACTAACAGAATATTCATTTCTTATGAATGAAATACCAAgaaatttttattgtttacCACAAAtagataatttattaatatgggatgtttttataatgttatatagtactgtatataaaaatgcaaaattaaaattacaaATACGTTTAAGTCATAATTATCCAAATACATGTCCAGaagtattttttataacaccCATATTCCATCCTTTAGTTAATATTCAAACAGGAAAATTAAATTTAGGCACTACTCTCTCTAATTGGGACCCTAGTTGCCATTATATGtctcttatatttttatatataaaaaacctCTTTTATTTACAAGaggaatataataaagaaaccgtagaaaatgaagaagcgctttttttattaaacaatgataaagatgaatttattaaaaatgttcaaaaatatataaatctgggtaataagaaaatatatgatcATATGGAAAATTGTATGTTTAATTTTAATCAAAAGGAAGAACATATTGAAATAAAAGATAAGttggaaaatattaaaactgATCAGGTATGTGCTAGAAAGGCTGAGGCTTTTATACACTGGTTGATAAATGAATACTCGATGGAAAGCACAATGGGGGATGAGGACAGCATAAAAGGTGATgaggataatataaaaggagAAGAAAACAATTTTAAAGGCGATGAGGATAATACAAAtggagaagaaaaaaaaataaatgacaaTGAGAACAATATAAATGCCGATGAGAAAAATAAGGAAAACTTAAAAAGGGATGACACAAATGAGGAATATAATCaaagtgataatataaatgttgaAAACTATTCATtggataattatataaataatgttaatacaaatgaataa
- a CDS encoding microtubule associated katanin, putative yields the protein MNSILYKKIKLTDDAVKNLSVIRAFKYKQSITKNISWSCDGELLLASNGNDSITLYSLIKGNNIKTLYSKKSGVDVVRFLNNTNEVIICSTKSNNTEHKQFLRFWDIKENKYIKSLPQIGNICELNGISINYNKKLMLVNSDDGHVKLYYFNCDSPLILYKSNFVRPVSCFDNEGHVFIASYGKKEIHFYDLLMYDRGEYNIIDLKNIMKNEEYITNLFFTPNNKYIIISTNLNHHYKIDSITGTYICTYKYPLQANQQYIMSNKTKDIINQHTYSQTKEKLQHTLNNTNQKNVHLENKNDIFFMPTITPDGHYIMCGGKDAGIHIWAEGGNHVTTLYGHEGPPNNVSFNPKCSVLASSCLNIALWQPSL from the exons atgaattccatactttataaaaaaataaaacttaCTGATGATGCTGTAAAAAATTTGAGTGTAATAAGAGCATTTAAGTATAAGCAATccataacaaaaaatatatcatggAGTTGTGATGGGGAATTATTATTAGCTTCTAATGGTAACGATTCAATTACATTATATAGTTTAATAAaaggtaataatataaaaactttATATAGTAAAAAATCTGGTGTGGATGTTGTTCGTTTTCTAAATAATACTAATGAAGTAATTATATGTTCTACCAAATCTAATAATACAGAACATAAACAATTTTTACGTTTTTGGGATatcaaagaaaataaatatataaaatcattACCTCAAATTGGAAATATATGTGAATTAAATGGTATttctattaattataataaaaaattaatgctTGTTAATTCAGATGATGGACATGTAaagttatattattttaattgtgATTCCCCTTTAATTCTTTATAAATCAAATTTTGTAAGACCAGTTTCTTGTTTTGATAATGAAGGTCATGTATTTATTGCATCCTATGGTAAAAAAGAAATCcatttttatgatttattaATGTATGATCGTggtgaatataatattatagatttaaaaaatattatgaaaaatgaagaatatataaccaacttattttttactccaaataataaatatattatcatttctaCTAATCTTAATCATCATTATAAAATAGATTCTATTACCGGTacttatatatgtacatataaatatccACTCCAAGCAAATcaacaatatattatgtcAAACAAAACAAAGGATATTATTAATCAACATACATATTCacaaacaaaagaaaaacttCAACACacattaaataatacaaatcaaaaaaatgttcatttggaaaataaaaatgatatctTTTTTATGCCAACCATTACGCCCGATGGTCACTATATCATGTGTG GGGGGAAAGATGCGGGAATTCATATTTGGGCCGAAGGAGGAAACCATGTAACAACTTTATATGGGCATGAAG GCCCTCCGAACAATGTTAGTTTTAATCCGAAGTGCTCTGTTCTAGCTTCTA gcTGCTTAAATATAGCATTGTGGCAACCTTCATTATGA
- a CDS encoding double C2-like domain-containing protein — protein MILDKFKNIVNLSNSNTEKEEGKNAEANENIDPNTQLAHEPSIVEADEKTFFDEMLGAPQYTYDEFLQVLKNPIEERGDTEDMKKHWGYPRRWKVILWDLHIQNYMNNDFNAFVDFDFGGNREECRIQRGSTMKIYAKGKTKNCLRTPVVTNVASEQKKNMNFRNVFEYRGSYLDLENEKLRIRVWEYKQFTLNKLEGIYEEPLLSFAVGEIYNETTLYKFIKDSRVKRCRLYFQLYFQELYDFELSFLNWSFSDLLSSSYIQAKSFNYLMNKNNIKKRYIDDTSCNIFPHMCRNFKRLNKKKIYRKVRNYDIDKNFSFNTAMSDDSDERKNRNDRTIKNLEKLFVRNLTLMQNIEENEDMSYKNLQNINLPNPRVTITLSHTPKGHEGLNIISIEQKSIRFPIWENLGEIYFRGTLRDLDVSYLNIKVEDMSAPKSAREIGTCQISLKGIVDYPYVMHELEAPSWLVKEAKYEGWENKLNEWKLGTVEGKVIINRVPRYRQRGDIYHIDSKHPYLIVHIFNIDKIITVDNIKELDTYVEVSFDETSRRTRLMKKTLSPNYDSQISIPLRFNNKNDINYENLSKKGLIYIDVWGKSEDIVYIGGISISPYEIFFNEKNVRRNKTKLEHIDLETNVKITYDTVVYRGCKKLCFLHDDQRMSNIHFSIWTYPDILGNSNTQKKIVAPLSFNTTMNFPTKLAEKYDKLKKLYMEVLKTIKSIPENCTDVNTATRFYNYELINQRKEKHFLPTLITSIKSPYFAESMNAIFHYVRCIPFIHKKENIIFTPDFTLQLKGGNALDHSLLLCSLFLGIPVLAFVCFGTLWDKQKHAWVATFEYNEEKNYGIVKFWETTTGNVYILKKRFIDHNRLKGLELKLKESKYKSHLRNGFLQRYENNTDINYIKEQTKRHIKQLFKNRINDIPIGGPSLPYKTIDLIFNHKNIYVNLQHSSPLNIWYDYWKFDFWFPFSSIEYNLQPSFTIKNFTHKMEDMELDKIAKELRTNIEKNINIYRASRNLSTRWNRDETLEIFLQVGLELLHQLNTSRKEDVLLAKLKIEDWKKALYHKVPQSHRLLGFPYHFNTCKSKFISDKLISTLAILESRDRSLCLSLAVCLYSLPGNFISCYIYIITCVKITQRELRKMEIIKEKAQRMAEIKNSQKKKKNSDDPNIDIKTMDDIEEKGTLSSTNLGDTLRDEHTDIDTQEKNQETDNYKNKKIKNTKLKDINIDNAEKENHHHITDNKVSKSSDLIHSLDKNDISKNTFDKEESINNLDKDKKYSSLKKRNVVNKKVSIKNEPSINIYDDNKIYEDENIFNEIDNVENNQDEIYNLRQGKTIINEFQQVKKQQKYTLNEKGDDLRTKKKRSKEKKKQDKLEFEKLIQSNAYFEQEKKKLQEDIKKLEKDKEQFQKEKILREEKEKQILLEEKIKLQKEKELFENEKLERKMSYMLKINELEKKKNERNQMEESYKRMIQKDKEKKKKKERRDKIRREEEDKRGEEENMREEQKRREEEIIREEEKMRKEKKMREEKKMREEERMREEERMREEEKMREEERMREEEKMREEEKMREEEKKKREKKMKREEEKKREQERIRMDEIREQDKIKKKEEKEEKNRKKKKEHIEDKYKIRKEEILNENNYERQIKSKNIHELSDYEYDKNIKENKYLNKFDEKLDLNQIYSKASNFYDNHEKKRRTIKVHANRKENSDSTFSHIDDSVRNKKEYNEDSNIARYLYEKRKHDLIGRSNYNFDEPHYGKKMNNLSYQDIKGSNLFKGFIEEPSSKKSAQKKKIVIVRKN, from the exons ATGATCCTAgacaaatttaaaaatattgtaaatcttagtaatagtaatacaGAAAAAGAGGAAGGAAAAAATGCAGAagcaaatgaaaatattgatCCAAATACGCAGCTAGCTCATGAACCTTCAATTGTTGAAGCAGAtgaaaaaacattttttgaTGAAATGTTAGGAGCTCCTCAATATACATATGATGAATTTTTACAAGTATTAAAAAATCCTATAGAAGAAAGAGGTGATACAGAGGATATGAAAAAGCATTGGGGATATCCTAGGAGATGGAAAGTTATTTTATGGGATTTAcatatacaaaattatatgaataatgattTTAATGCATTTGTAGATTTTGATTTTGGTGGTAACAGAGAAGAGTGTAGAATACAA agaGGGTCCACTATGAAGATTTATGCAAAGGGTAAAACCAAAAACTGCTTGAGAACTCCTGTAGTAACAAATGTTGCAtctgaacaaaaaaaaaatatgaattttaGAAACGTTTTTGAATATAGAGGTTCCTATTTAGAtttagaaaatgaaaaattaagaatAAGAGTATGGgaatataaacaatttaCATTAAACAAATTAGAAGGAATATATGAAGAaccattattatcatttgctgttggagaaatatataatgaaaccactttatataaatttattaaagatTCGAGAGTGAAACGATGTCGTTTATACTTtcaattatattttcaagAACTTTATGATTttgaattatcatttttaaattgGTCCTTTAGtgatttattatcatcttcttATATCCAAGCAAAAAGTTTTAATTATCTTAtgaataaaaacaatataaaaaaaagatatatagaCGATACCTCttgtaatatttttcctCATATGTGTAGAAATTTTAAaagattaaataaaaaaaaaatttatagaaAGGTTAGGAATTatgatatagataaaaacTTTTCATTCAATACAGCAATGTCAGACGATTCGGATGAAcgaaaaaatagaaatgatagaactataaaaaatttgGAAAAATTATTTGTTCGTAATTTAACATTAATGCAAAAtattgaagaaaatgaagatatgTCATATAAAAACCTACAAAATATTAATCTACCAAATCCAAGAGTGACTATTACTTTGTCTCATACTCCTAAAGGACATGAGggattaaatattatatctataGAGCAAAAAAGTATTAGATTTCCTATATGGGAAAATCTAGGAGAAATTTATTTTAGGGGTACCTTGAGGGACCTCGACGTATCCTActtaaat ATTAAAGTAGAAGATATGTCGGCACCAAAAAGTGCTAGAGAAATTGGGACGTGTCAAATTTCACTCAAAGGTATTGTGGACTACCCATATGTCATGCACGAATTAGAAGCACCATCATGGCTAGTTAAAGAAGCAAAATATGAAGGATgggaaaataaattaaatgaatgGAAATTAGGAACAGTGGAAGGTAAAGTAATAATTAATCGAGTACCTCGTTATAGACAAAGAGgtgatatatatcatattgaTTCTAAACATCCTTATTTaattgtacatatatttaatattgatAAGATAATTACtgtagataatataaaagaactTGATACATATGTTGAGGTGTCATTTGATGAAACAAGTAGGAGAACTAGATTAATGAAGAAGACATTGAGTCCAAATTATGATAGTCAAATTTCTATTCCATTAAgatttaataataagaatgatataaattatgaGAATCTTAGTAAGAAAggacttatatatatagatgtaTGGGGTAAATCAGAagatattgtatatattggTGGTATATCTATAAGTccatatgaaatattttttaatgaaaaaaatgttcgaagaaataaaacaaaattagAACATATAGATTTAGAAACAAATGTTAAAATTACTTATGATACAGTTGTATATAGAGGttgtaaaaaattatgtttcTTACATGATGATCAAAGAATGtcaaatattcattttagtATATGGACCTATCCAGATATATTAGGAAATAGTAatactcaaaaaaaaattgtagctccattatcatttaatactACTATGAATTTCCCTACAAAATTAGctgaaaaatatgataaattaaaaaaattatatatggaaGTCTTAAAAACTATAAAGTCTATACCTGAAAATTGTACAGATGTTAATACTGCAACaagattttataattatgaattaataaatcaaagaaaagaaaaacattttttaCCTACATTAATTACTAGTATTAAATCACCATATTTTGCTGAATCTATGAATGCAATATTTCATTATGTTAGATGTATACcatttatacataaaaaagaaaatattatttttactcCTGATTTTACATTACAATTAAAAGGTGGGAATGCATTAGATCatagtttattattatgtagtTTATTTTTAGGTATTCCTGTTTTAGCCTTTGTATGTTTTGGTACCTTGTGGGATAAACAGAAACATGCATGGGTTGCTACATTTGAATATAATGAAGAGAAAAATTATGGAATTGTTAAATTCTGGGAAACTACTACTGGTAATGTAtatatcttaaaaaaaagatttattGATCATAATAGATTAAAAGGATtagaattaaaattaaaagaatcaaaatataaatctcATTTAAGAAATGGATTTTTACAaagatatgaaaataatacagATATTAACTATATTAAAGAACAAACTAAAAGACATATAAaacaattatttaaaaatagaataaaTGATATACCTATTGGAGGACCTTCTTTACCATATAAAACTAttgatttaatatttaatcataaaaatatttatgttaatTTACAACATTCTAGTCCTTTAAATATTTGGTATGATTATTGGAAATTTGATTTCTGGTTTCCTTTTTCATCTATTGAATATAATCTACAACCATCTTTTACAATCAAAAATTTTACACATAAAATGGAAGATATGGAACTAGATAAAATAGCTAAAGAATTAAGAactaatattgaaaaaaatattaatatatatagagcTTCTAGAAATTTATCTACTAGATGGAATCGTGATGAAACCTTAGAAATATTCTTACAAGTAGGATTAGAATTATTACATCAATTAAATACATCCAGAAAAGAAGATGTATTATTAGCTAAACTTAAAATAGAAGATTGGAAAAAAGCTTTATATCATAAAGTACCTCAAAGTCATCGTTTGTTAGGCTTCCCATATCATTTTAATACATGCAAATCGAAATTCATATCTGATAAATTAATAAGTACATTAGCTATCTTAGAATCAAGAGATCGATCTCTTTGTTTGTCTCTTGCTGTTTGTTTATATAGTCTTCCAGGAAATTTTATatcatgttatatatatatcatcacaTGTGTCAAAATTACACAAAGGGAGTTACGTAAGATGGAGATAATAAAGGAGaag gcgCAGAGAATGGCAGAAATAAAAAACTCgcaaaagaagaaaaagaattcaGATGATCCtaatattgatataaaaaCTATGGATGATATAGAAGAAAAAGGAACACTCTCATCAACAAATTTAGGTGATACACTACGTGATGAACACACCGATATAGATACACAAGAAAAAAATCAAGAAAcagataattataaaaataagaaaattaaaaatactaAATTGAAAGATATCAATATAGATAATgcagaaaaagaaaatcatCATCATATAACAGATAATAAGGTAAGTAAATCTTCAGATTTAATACATTCActtgataaaaatgatatttctAAAAATACATTTGATAAAGAAGAATCTATCAATAATTTAGATaaggataaaaaatatagctCTTTGAAAAAACGAAATGTAGTAAATAAAAAGGTTTCTATAAAAAACGAACCCAGTATAAACatttatgatgataataaaatatatgaagatgaaaatatatttaatgaaataGATAATGTGGAAAATAATCaagatgaaatatataatttgagaCAAGGAAAAACTATCATAAATGAATTTCAACAAGTAAAGAAACAgcaaaaatatacattaaatgaaaaaggtGATGATCTTagaactaaaaaaaaaagaagtaaagaaaaaaaaaaacaagataAATTGGAATTCGAAAAATTAATACAATCAAATGCCTATTttgaacaagaaaaaaaaaaactacaagaagatattaaaaaattagaaaaagaCAAAGAACAATttcaaaaggaaaaaattcTTAGggaagaaaaggaaaaacaaATACTTcttgaagaaaaaattaaattacaaaaggaaaaagaactttttgaaaatgaaaaattggAAAGGAAAATGTCATATATGCTTAAAATTAATGaattggaaaaaaaaaaaaatgaaagaaacCAAATGGAAGAGAGCTATAAAAGGATGATTCAAAAGgataaggaaaaaaagaaaaaaaaggaaaggaGAGACAAAATTAGAAGGGAGGAGGAAGATAAAAGGggtgaagaagaaaatatgagGGAAGAACAAAAACGGAGGGAAGAGGAAATAATTagggaagaagaaaaaatgagaaaagaaaaaaaaatgagagaagaaaaaaaaatgagggAGGAAGAAAGAATGAGAGAGGAAGAAAGAATGAGGGAGGAAGAAAAAATGAGGGAGGAAGAAAGAATGAGAGAGGAAGAAAAAATGagggaagaagaaaaaatgagggaagaagaaaaaaagaaaagagagaaaaaaatgaaaagagaagaagaaaaaaaacgaGAACAAGAACGAATAAGAATGGATGAAATACGAGAgcaagataaaataaaaaaaaaagaagaaaaagaggaaaaaaatagaaagaaaaaaaaagagcaTATAGAAgataaatacaaaataagaaaggaagaaatattaaatgagAATAATTATGAAAGACAAATAAAATCAAAGAACATACATGAATTAAGTGATTATGAATAtgataagaatataaaagaaaataaatatttaaataaatttgatGAAAAATTAGATTTGAATCAAATTTATTCAAAAGCATcaa ATTTTTATGATAACCACGAAAAGAAAAGGAGAACCATAAAAGTCCATGCTAACCGTAAAGAAAACAGtg ATTCCACATTTAGTCATATAGATGATAGTGTTAGGAATAAGAAAGAATACAATGAAGATAGTAACATTGCCAGATATTtgtatgaaaaaagaaaacatgaTCTTATTGGAAGAAGTAATTATAATTTCGATGAACCACATTATGGTaagaaaatgaataatttatcatatcAAGATATAAAAGGAAGTAATCTATTTAAAGGTTTTATAGAAGAACCATCTTCGAAAAAATcagcacaaaaaaaaaaaattgtcaTCGTccgaaaaaattaa
- a CDS encoding glucose inhibited division protein a homologue, putative: protein MDKFIPYVYNFYFFFEMFIRFNNFIKLKASIYSLLLLLLFIIYIYLFCSPCYAYNFSKVKQTFLWPYSPPKFKRGSHLKYSKNPEKCTCNNVKKNYDVIVIGGGHSGCEASYISAKSNVKTLLVTQNKETIGEMSCNPSIGGIGKGILVKEIDALGGLMGKVIDKSGIHFKILNMKKGLAVRGHRAQADRDLYNYYMKEYIYNTPNLDILENSVESLLIETYENNNNINNNDNNNNSVKKKKIYGIKNKCSCEIYAHNVILTTGTFLGGICHIGKEQYKGGRIKRLFNKFDLKMKNNNNNNNNNKTNEPIIKQDKPKTINKNDQCTIDNLNNNYNESNKKYINDEENVDIPFENLIESSTKNIAQQLRENNFEIKRMKTGTPPRLDINSIDFHMLEREDTEKEYPFYFSFLNMNKINNNKTLPCYKTYTNVKTHELVRNNLSQLPDYDSFDKLGNGPRYCPSIAKKVTKFSEKKKHIIWIEPEGFNNKLIYPNGLSSAYPIHIQKEIINSIKGLENAQIVFPAYDVEYYYVNPKCLNYTLETKNVKGLFLAGQICGTTGYEEAACQGIIAGINAALNSKNKNKYNNNNNNNNYNDGDYVNKFILKRNESYIGVLIHDLINKGITEPYRMFTSRAEYRLYLRPDNCDIRLTPKANQLGIVSKERVYMLRQKYSSVNKLIYVFKKILINEDNKNFASENISKCNTHINETKDKNIKNHINQEGQQMDKLNCDNLTFTKNYNNINTIDTNMVEKQFESSNSYNKQNDEILKKSNYIDNEKNILNKENKLSLNTKICNLKNNPNMNIINHVNKNTKSLYNILKSGVEYPLNDLLHEMKNLHNQEQFKNFLSKDIYLLDIYKDIYTHDPSFFNSDDVLINIATLETACAEVKYSSYLKKQFQEIRKIKDNFDLAIPSDLKYDRNNFPYLSNEEIEKLNKYKPQSLYEANKIEGVTMSAVNYLYYHIKYERRKENKT from the exons ATGGATAAATTCATTccatatgtttataatttttattttttttttgaaatgttTATAAggtttaataattttataaaacttAAAGCGTCaatttattctttattattattattattgttcattatatatatatatcttttttgttCTCCTTGCTACGCTTATAACTTTTCAAAAGTAAAGCAGACATTTTTGTGGCCATACTCTCCCCccaa attTAAAAGAGGAAgccatttaaaatattcaaaaaaccCAGAAAAATGCACATGTAACAATGTGAAAAAGAATTATGACGTTATTGTCATAGGAGGAGGACATAGTGGGTGTGAAGCTAGCTATATTAGTGCAAAGTCAAATGTAAAGACTTTACTAGTAacacaaaataaagaaaCTATCGGAGAAATGTCATGTAACCCTTCTATCGGTGGTATAGGGAAAGGAATACTTGTTAAAGAAATTGATGCCCTAGGTGGATTAATGGGAAAAGTAATTGATAAAAGTGGTATACActtcaaaatattaaatatgaaaaaaggcCTAGCTGTAAGAGGACATAGAGCACAAGCAGATAgagatttatataattattatatgaaagaatatatatataatacaccCAATTTAGATATCCTCGAAAATTCAGTTGAATCTTTATTAATAGaaacatatgaaaataataataatattaataataatgataataataataatagtgtaaaaaagaaaaaaatatatggaattaaaaataaatgttctTGTGAAATATATGCACACAATGTAATTCTAACTACTGGTACTTTTTTAGGGGGTATATGTCATATAGGTAAAGAACAATATAAAGGAGGTAGAATTAAAAggttatttaataaatttgaccttaaaatgaaaaacaataataataataataataataataaaacaaatgagCCTATTATAAAACAAGATAAACCAAAAAcgattaataaaaatgatcaaTGTACTATAGataatttgaataataattataatgaaagtaataaaaaatatataaatgatgaagaaaatgttGATATACCATTTGAAAATTTAATTGAATCATCTACTAAAAATATTGCACAACAACTaagagaaaataattttgaaataaaaagaatgaaaaCGGGGACACCTCCAAGATTAGATATTAATAGTATTGATTTTCATATGTTAGAAAGAGAAGATACAGAAAAGGAAtatccattttatttttcttttttaaatatgaataaaataaataataacaagaCATTACCTTGTTATAAAACTTATACAAATGTAAAAACACATGAACTGGTTCGAAATAACTTATCACAATTACCTGACTATGATTCATTTGATAAACTTGGAAATGGACCTCGATATTGTCCATCAATAGCAAAAAAAGTTACGAAATttagtgaaaaaaaaaaacatatcatATGGATAGAACCAGAAGGGTTTaacaataaattaatttatccTAACGGTTTAAGTTCAGCTTATCCAATACATATACAAaaggaaattataaattCAATAAAAGGATTAGAAAATGCCCAGATTGTTTTTCCTGCCTATGATGtggaatattattatgttaatCCTAAATGTTTAAATTATACCTTAGAAACAAAAAATGTTAAAGGCTTATTTTTAGCTGGACAAATATGTGGTACTACAGGATATGAAGAGGCAGCTTGTCAAGGAATTATCGCAGGAATAAATGCAGCTCTaaatagtaaaaataaaaataaatataacaataataataataataataattataatgatggtGATTATGTCAATAAGTTTATTCTTAAAAGAAATGAAAGTTATATAGGAGTTTTAATTCatgatttaattaataaaggTATTACTGAACCATATAGAATGTTTACATCAAGAGCTGAATATAGATTATATCTTAGACCGGATAATTGTGATATTAGACTAACACCTAAAGCTAATCAATTAGGTATAGTATCTAAGGAAAGGGTATATATGTTAAGGCAAAAATATAGTTCTGTAAATAAacttatttatgtttttaagAAAATACTAATAAATgaggataataaaaattttgctTCTGAGAATATCAGCAAATGTAATACACATATTAATGAAAcgaaagataaaaatataaaaaatcatataaatcaaGAAGGACAACAAATGGACAAATTAAATTGTGATAATTTAACATTtactaaaaattataataatattaatactatAGATACCAATATGGTGGAAAAACAATTTGAATCATCTAATAGTTATAACaaacaaaatgatgaaattttaaagaaatctaattatatagataatgaaaaaaatattttaaataaggaaaataaattatctcttaatacaaaaatatgtaatttaaaaaataatcctaatatgaatattataaatcatgttaataaaaatactaaatctttatataatatattaaaaagtgGAGTGGAATATCCattaaatgatttattacatgaaatgaaaaatttacataatcaagaacaatttaaaaattttttatcaaaggatatatatttattagatatatataaagatatctATACTCACGACCCATCCTTTTTTAACTCGGACgatgtattaataaatatagcaACATTAGAAACAGCATGTGCAGAGGTCAAATATTCGTCTTATTTGAAAAAGCAATTTCaagaaataagaaaaattaagGACAATTTTGATTTAGCTATACCTAGTGATTTAAAATATGAcag GAATAATTTCCCATACCTATCAAACGAAGaaattgaaaaattaaataaatataaacccCAATCATTATATGAAGCTAATAAAATTGAAGGAGTAACTATGAGTGCtgttaattatttatactaccatattaaatatgaaagaaggaaagaaaacaaaacataa